The Candidatus Caldatribacterium sp. nucleotide sequence CTTCCCCAGGAAGGGATAGGTCTCTTTGAGCTCTTGAATCCGCTTGAGGAGCTCTGGGGTCCACTTGGGTTTGCGGACCTTTTTGGGTCTTTTTGAGGGTATCAGGCTCTTCAGGTTCCTGGGGTTGAACTTCTTCTTCCAGCGGTAGTAGGTGCTCCGGGCAATGCCGTACCTCCTGCAAGTCACAG carries:
- a CDS encoding helix-turn-helix domain-containing protein is translated as MTCRRYGIARSTYYRWKKKFNPRNLKSLIPSKRPKKVRKPKWTPELLKRIQELKETYPFLGK